A single genomic interval of Flavihumibacter rivuli harbors:
- a CDS encoding NADPH-dependent FMN reductase has product MYTIISGTNRKGSNTIKIAEQYRQLLSRKGIEANLVSLEGLEVTSRNPDLVELEKSILVPTQKFIFVTPEYNGSIPGVLKCLMDSSDIQPTWWGKKALLVGVSTGRAGNLRGMEHLTGILNYLKVVVHPNKLPISVVHVILNVDGTIKDELTLQAIDHQLEEFIHF; this is encoded by the coding sequence ATGTATACGATCATTTCCGGTACCAATAGAAAAGGAAGTAATACCATCAAGATCGCGGAACAGTACAGGCAATTGCTGTCCAGGAAAGGGATAGAAGCCAACTTGGTGTCACTGGAAGGACTGGAGGTGACCTCCCGCAACCCTGACCTGGTGGAACTGGAAAAAAGCATCCTGGTACCCACCCAAAAGTTCATCTTTGTAACCCCGGAATACAATGGCAGCATCCCGGGGGTCCTGAAATGCCTCATGGACAGCAGCGATATCCAGCCGACCTGGTGGGGAAAGAAGGCCCTGCTGGTAGGGGTGTCAACAGGAAGGGCAGGCAACCTGCGGGGCATGGAACACCTGACCGGTATCCTGAATTATTTAAAGGTGGTGGTGCACCCCAATAAACTGCCGATCTCGGTAGTGCATGTCATCCTGAATGTGGATGGCACCATCAAAGATGAGCTGACCCTCCAGGCCATCGACCACCAGTTGGAGGAATTTATCCATTTCTAA
- a CDS encoding metallophosphoesterase: MRRTGFLWVIIFILLVLDTYIFQALKHVTQPMANKTRTIVHTLYWVVSVFTIITLIALPYLQNANIPKALRTYLFATVVGLFFAKLIAVIFLVVDDVRRGMMWTVGKLYSNPSVPVSESSDGITRSTFLSWMGFAAGGTLFGSLLYGFTNKYNYQVKKKQLSFPNLPANFHGLKVVHISDIHSGSFTDKLAVEKGIRKILDLEPDLILFTGDLVNDRAVEMDEYKELFSKLKAPMGVYSTLGNHDYGDYYQWGSKEEKMANLEALKKVHEEMGWRLLMNEHVVLDRDGHQIALLGIENWSAKGNFPKYGKLKEAYEGAQHHPFKILMSHDPSHWDAEVRLGYTDIDLTLSGHTHGMQFGVELPGIRWSPVQYMYKQWAGLYENGRQRLYVNRGFGFIGYPGRVGILPEITVLELVG; the protein is encoded by the coding sequence ATGCGACGTACCGGTTTTCTTTGGGTGATCATTTTCATTTTGCTGGTCCTGGATACCTATATCTTCCAGGCCCTGAAGCATGTTACCCAACCCATGGCCAATAAGACCCGGACCATTGTGCACACCTTGTACTGGGTGGTTTCGGTCTTCACCATTATTACCCTTATCGCCCTTCCTTACCTGCAGAATGCGAATATCCCCAAGGCCTTGAGGACCTACCTGTTCGCTACGGTGGTAGGCCTGTTCTTTGCCAAGCTCATCGCGGTGATCTTCCTGGTGGTGGATGATGTGAGAAGGGGGATGATGTGGACAGTAGGGAAACTGTATAGCAATCCATCTGTACCTGTCTCCGAAAGTTCGGATGGTATCACCCGTTCCACCTTCCTCAGCTGGATGGGCTTTGCTGCAGGCGGAACCTTGTTTGGCTCTTTGCTCTATGGCTTTACCAATAAATACAATTACCAGGTCAAGAAAAAGCAGTTGAGCTTCCCCAACCTCCCTGCCAATTTCCATGGGTTGAAAGTGGTGCATATCAGCGATATCCATTCAGGGAGCTTTACGGATAAATTGGCCGTGGAAAAGGGTATCCGGAAGATCCTGGACCTGGAACCCGACCTCATTCTCTTTACCGGCGACCTGGTGAATGACCGGGCAGTAGAGATGGATGAGTACAAAGAACTCTTCAGTAAACTGAAGGCGCCCATGGGGGTGTACAGTACGTTGGGTAACCACGATTATGGCGACTATTACCAGTGGGGTTCAAAGGAAGAAAAGATGGCCAACCTCGAGGCCCTGAAAAAGGTACACGAAGAAATGGGCTGGCGCTTGCTGATGAACGAACATGTAGTGCTGGATCGCGATGGCCACCAGATCGCCTTGCTGGGTATTGAGAACTGGAGTGCCAAAGGCAATTTCCCCAAGTACGGTAAATTGAAGGAAGCCTACGAAGGCGCGCAACACCATCCCTTCAAGATACTGATGAGCCATGACCCCAGTCACTGGGATGCGGAAGTTCGGTTAGGCTATACCGATATAGACCTTACGCTGAGTGGCCATACGCATGGCATGCAGTTCGGTGTGGAATTACCAGGCATCCGCTGGAGCCCTGTACAATACATGTACAAGCAATGGGCGGGATTGTATGAGAACGGCAGGCAGAGGCTCTATGTGAACCGTGGCTTCGGTTTCATCGGCTATCCGGGCAGGGTGGGGATCCTTCCTGAGATCACGGTGCTGGAGTTGGTGGGGTAA
- a CDS encoding porin family protein, producing the protein MKTTLMGMLLLLLGSTCVKAQGFHLGIKGGANITKVDGKAMSEEFNYGYNLGGFAEIGLGKKWLLQPEVMFNQYTTQTGTDFEDIFNNALPGSNETKVKLNYLSIPVLLGYRLTDWLSLNAGPQFGILMNSDKNLFENGEDAFKNGAVSLVGGAQVNIGAFRFSGRYFTNLNDINTAEVSNPWQNKGWQLSVGIKIL; encoded by the coding sequence ATGAAGACTACTCTAATGGGCATGCTGCTCCTCTTGCTCGGCAGCACCTGCGTAAAGGCACAAGGTTTCCACCTGGGTATCAAAGGCGGCGCCAATATCACCAAGGTAGATGGTAAAGCCATGAGCGAAGAATTCAATTATGGCTATAACCTTGGCGGTTTTGCAGAGATCGGCCTCGGCAAGAAATGGCTGCTTCAGCCGGAAGTGATGTTCAACCAGTACACCACCCAAACGGGAACCGACTTCGAAGACATTTTCAACAATGCCCTTCCCGGATCCAATGAAACCAAAGTGAAACTGAATTACCTGTCAATCCCTGTGTTGCTGGGTTACCGGCTGACCGATTGGCTGAGCCTGAATGCAGGCCCACAATTCGGTATCCTTATGAACAGCGATAAGAACCTTTTTGAGAATGGCGAAGACGCATTCAAGAATGGTGCGGTATCCCTGGTGGGCGGTGCCCAGGTCAATATTGGCGCCTTCCGCTTCAGTGGCCGTTATTTCACCAACCTTAACGATATCAATACTGCCGAGGTGAGCAATCCCTGGCAGAACAAAGGATGGCAGTTGAGTGTCGGCATCAAGATATTGTAA
- a CDS encoding 2,3,4,5-tetrahydropyridine-2,6-dicarboxylate N-succinyltransferase, with protein MSLQQSIQEAWANRELLKENNYRHAVRAVIEEVDKGRLRVASPEGDGWVVNEWVKQAILMYFGIQTMKTWDLPPFEFYDKMELKKGYEALGVRAVPHAVARYGAFIARNVVLMPSYVNIGAYVDEGTMVDTWATVGSCAQIGKGVHLSGGVGIGGVLEPLQAAPVIIEDGCFIGSRCIVVEGVRVEKEAVLGANVVLTQSTKIIDVSGPEPIEYKGRVPARSVVIPGTYAKKFPAGEYNVSCALIIGQRKPSTDLKTSLNDALRDFNVSV; from the coding sequence ATGTCTTTACAGCAATCGATACAGGAAGCCTGGGCCAACCGGGAATTATTAAAAGAGAACAACTATCGTCACGCCGTGCGTGCCGTGATAGAAGAAGTGGATAAGGGCCGCCTCCGTGTGGCTAGCCCGGAAGGGGATGGCTGGGTGGTGAACGAATGGGTGAAGCAGGCCATCCTTATGTACTTTGGTATCCAGACCATGAAGACCTGGGACCTTCCCCCGTTTGAGTTCTACGATAAGATGGAACTAAAGAAAGGCTACGAAGCACTGGGTGTACGTGCCGTTCCGCATGCGGTTGCCCGTTATGGCGCATTCATCGCGAGGAATGTGGTGCTGATGCCCAGCTATGTGAATATCGGTGCCTATGTAGATGAAGGTACCATGGTAGATACCTGGGCAACTGTTGGCAGTTGTGCACAGATCGGCAAGGGTGTACACCTAAGTGGTGGTGTGGGTATCGGCGGTGTGCTGGAACCCTTGCAGGCCGCTCCTGTGATCATTGAAGACGGCTGCTTCATCGGTTCCCGTTGTATTGTGGTGGAAGGCGTAAGGGTAGAGAAGGAAGCCGTGCTGGGCGCCAATGTAGTGCTGACCCAGAGCACCAAGATCATTGACGTGAGTGGTCCTGAGCCCATTGAATACAAGGGAAGGGTGCCGGCCAGGAGCGTGGTGATCCCCGGAACCTATGCCAAGAAATTCCCTGCAGGCGAGTACAATGTGAGTTGCGCGCTGATCATTGGCCAGCGCAAGCCCAGTACCGACCTCAAGACCAGCTTGAATGACGCGCTGCGTGACTTTAACGTAAGCGTATAA
- a CDS encoding DMT family transporter: protein MATTTRQQVTLAGLLLTLSGAILFSTKAVMVKLAFRDTHVDVVVLLALRMLFALPFYLGAVWMTRGKELTPLTRQQWLKVIVLGLMGYYLSSLFDFIGLQYITAGLERLILFLYPTFTALINHFVFGQRLSRTQRFALALTYAGILFAYVGEIELAGAGKGFVEGSLWVFACSITYAIYIAGSGRMIPQVGVTRFTAYAMLSATAGVFLHFLLKVDTAAISITGTQWGYGLMLGVIATVLPSFMVSAGTQRIGANNVAIISSIGPISTILQAWVFLGETIHWPQVVGTILVVAGVVALGWKRGLVEK, encoded by the coding sequence ATGGCAACCACTACCCGTCAACAGGTCACCCTCGCAGGACTGCTGCTCACCCTTTCAGGGGCTATCCTCTTTTCTACGAAAGCCGTTATGGTAAAACTGGCTTTCCGGGATACCCATGTGGATGTGGTGGTATTGCTGGCCCTGAGGATGTTGTTTGCCCTTCCTTTTTATCTCGGGGCCGTGTGGATGACAAGGGGCAAGGAGCTTACACCCCTTACGCGGCAACAATGGCTGAAGGTGATAGTACTGGGATTAATGGGCTATTACCTGAGTAGTCTATTCGACTTTATTGGATTGCAATACATCACGGCCGGTTTGGAGCGGCTGATCCTTTTCCTTTACCCCACCTTTACGGCCCTGATCAATCATTTTGTATTTGGGCAGCGATTGTCAAGGACCCAGCGTTTTGCCCTGGCCCTGACCTATGCGGGGATCCTTTTTGCGTATGTGGGGGAGATCGAACTGGCGGGTGCAGGTAAAGGTTTTGTGGAAGGAAGCCTATGGGTCTTTGCCTGCAGCATCACCTACGCGATCTATATCGCAGGAAGCGGCCGGATGATCCCGCAGGTGGGCGTGACGAGGTTCACCGCCTATGCCATGTTATCGGCAACGGCCGGGGTATTCCTGCACTTTTTGCTGAAGGTAGATACAGCAGCCATTAGCATCACCGGGACACAATGGGGTTATGGGTTAATGCTGGGGGTGATCGCAACGGTACTGCCCTCCTTCATGGTGTCGGCGGGTACCCAACGAATCGGGGCCAATAATGTGGCGATCATATCGAGTATCGGTCCGATCTCTACGATCTTACAGGCCTGGGTATTCCTGGGGGAGACCATCCACTGGCCGCAGGTAGTGGGGACTATTTTGGTAGTGGCAGGCGTGGTGGCCTTGGGTTGGAAACGCGGCTTGGTTGAGAAATAA